A genome region from Nitrosopumilus oxyclinae includes the following:
- the cbiT gene encoding precorrin-6Y C5,15-methyltransferase (decarboxylating) subunit CbiT, which produces MWKFKTPGIPDDEFERAEKVPITKEEVRVIQISKARLKPGQIVYDIGCGSGSISIEAALQIESSGKVLAIDYDETAIELTKRNIEKFGLTNISVIHGNAKEKILELEEADTIFIGGTGGDTKEIVELCENKLKTNGRIVIGIILIETLYSVLQVLEKLQFESVDITQVTISKSRKTTTGTMMLARNPVTIISATRI; this is translated from the coding sequence ATGTGGAAATTTAAAACACCTGGTATTCCAGATGATGAATTTGAAAGAGCAGAAAAAGTTCCCATCACTAAAGAAGAAGTTAGAGTTATTCAAATAAGCAAAGCCAGGCTAAAACCTGGACAAATTGTCTATGATATTGGATGTGGTAGCGGTTCTATCTCTATTGAAGCTGCACTTCAAATAGAATCATCTGGGAAAGTTTTAGCAATTGATTATGATGAAACCGCTATAGAATTAACCAAAAGAAATATTGAAAAATTTGGTTTAACTAACATTTCAGTAATTCATGGAAATGCCAAAGAAAAAATTCTTGAACTTGAAGAAGCTGATACTATTTTCATTGGAGGGACTGGCGGTGACACTAAAGAAATAGTTGAACTTTGTGAAAATAAATTAAAAACGAATGGTAGAATTGTAATTGGCATTATATTGATTGAGACTTTGTACTCTGTACTACAAGTATTAGAAAAATTACAGTTTGAATCTGTTGATATTACTCAAGTTACGATATCTAAGAGTAGAAAGACCACTACTGGGACCATGATGCTTGCTAGAAATCCTGTAACCATCATATCTGCAACTAGAATTTAA
- the cobI gene encoding precorrin-2 C(20)-methyltransferase produces MPGLIGIGVGPGDVELLTVKAVKAIQNADIIMCPASNEARPSIAFAVVSPIIDKSKNQEIIKLIFPMTKDKDILKASWKKNAKIMAETVLTGKNVVYLTVGDPFLYSTWIYMHKDLKENYPDMNISVIPGIVSMFTFAAKVGVSVAEGAEKVAIIPSCYDLSSVKEIAKHSESMIFLKDGRYFDKVIEVLKESGFPDNSIFAIGQDLGTENEIIRKMTLGEVNDSSLTTKYFSILVVKRV; encoded by the coding sequence ATGCCGGGATTAATTGGAATAGGAGTAGGACCTGGAGATGTTGAACTACTCACAGTCAAGGCTGTAAAAGCAATTCAAAATGCAGATATCATAATGTGTCCTGCATCTAACGAGGCTAGGCCAAGTATTGCATTTGCAGTAGTTTCACCAATAATTGATAAATCAAAAAATCAAGAAATAATAAAACTAATCTTTCCAATGACTAAAGACAAAGATATTCTTAAAGCCTCATGGAAGAAAAATGCCAAAATAATGGCTGAAACTGTATTGACTGGAAAAAATGTTGTATATCTTACTGTAGGTGATCCTTTCTTGTATAGTACTTGGATCTACATGCACAAAGATCTTAAAGAAAATTATCCTGATATGAACATTAGTGTAATTCCTGGAATTGTTTCCATGTTTACATTTGCAGCCAAAGTGGGTGTGAGTGTAGCTGAAGGTGCAGAAAAAGTTGCCATTATTCCATCTTGTTACGATTTATCAAGTGTAAAAGAAATTGCCAAACATTCTGAATCAATGATATTTCTTAAAGATGGAAGATACTTTGACAAAGTTATTGAAGTGTTAAAAGAATCTGGATTCCCAGATAATTCTATTTTTGCAATTGGACAAGACCTTGGAACTGAAAATGAAATTATTAGAAAAATGACATTAGGTGAAGTAAACGATTCATCATTAACAACAAAATATTTCTCAATCTTGGTGGTAAAACGTGTCTGA
- a CDS encoding glutamate racemase: MVKIVVFDSGLGSLSIIKAIQKISKSEIIYFADQENFPYGEKSQAQLSKIIKNSIKLLDKEFSPNFIVVASNTPSLMLNLTSKKIIDVKPPLKEALKLSKTKQIGILATKSAIVSNGLTQYIKENNFSKKLKIFKINGSDLVDLVESGKFISNKKYCNKIIKKILEQILFQNNIDTITLSSTHLLFLKSLLKKQFPKINFVDPSEIVAKKILLMIKNNQSKKNSLKIFATGDTKIFELKLNKLGIKNKVNLIPF; the protein is encoded by the coding sequence GTGGTTAAAATTGTAGTTTTTGATTCAGGTCTAGGCTCATTGTCAATAATTAAAGCTATTCAAAAAATTTCAAAGTCGGAAATTATTTACTTTGCAGACCAAGAGAATTTTCCTTATGGAGAAAAATCTCAGGCTCAACTTTCTAAAATAATTAAAAATTCTATAAAATTACTAGATAAAGAATTTTCTCCCAATTTCATAGTCGTTGCATCAAATACGCCTAGTTTGATGTTAAATTTGACATCAAAAAAAATTATTGATGTAAAACCTCCTCTAAAAGAAGCTCTCAAATTATCCAAAACAAAACAAATTGGAATATTAGCAACAAAAAGTGCAATTGTTAGTAATGGTTTAACTCAATATATTAAAGAAAATAACTTTTCAAAAAAACTTAAAATTTTCAAAATTAATGGATCAGATTTAGTTGATTTGGTAGAATCTGGTAAATTTATTTCAAATAAAAAATATTGTAATAAAATTATTAAAAAAATATTGGAACAAATACTTTTTCAAAATAATATTGATACGATCACATTATCCAGTACACATTTGCTATTTTTAAAATCGTTATTAAAAAAACAATTTCCAAAAATTAATTTTGTTGATCCATCAGAGATAGTTGCAAAAAAGATTTTATTAATGATAAAAAATAATCAATCTAAAAAAAATTCATTAAAGATTTTTGCTACAGGAGATACTAAAATATTTGAATTAAAATTAAACAAATTAGGGATTAAAAATAAAGTTAACTTGATTCCTTTTTAG
- the cobM gene encoding precorrin-4 C(11)-methyltransferase, giving the protein MSEVFFVGCGPGDPELITVKAKKLIQKADVVVYSGSLIPDPILKLCKKGKLHDAAKLVREEIFDLLYKNAKKDKLVVRLHDGDPSIYGAIKEQIDNLEEKGIKSTVIPGVTAFLASAAALGMQLTLPGVTQTIIVTRGESRTKVPKREKISELAKHKATLIFYLSIQLISKLVAEAIEGGYKKSTPVAVVYRASWPDQKIIKGTLGDIAKKIKDEKITRTAIVIISDVIDPKTYEYSKLYDKKFSHGYRKAKKESS; this is encoded by the coding sequence GTGTCTGAGGTATTTTTTGTTGGTTGTGGTCCAGGTGATCCTGAACTCATTACCGTTAAAGCTAAAAAACTAATTCAAAAAGCAGATGTTGTTGTGTATTCTGGATCATTAATTCCTGATCCAATTTTAAAACTATGTAAAAAAGGAAAACTACATGATGCTGCTAAATTAGTTAGAGAAGAAATTTTTGATTTATTGTATAAGAATGCAAAAAAAGACAAACTAGTTGTTAGATTACATGATGGAGATCCATCAATTTATGGTGCCATCAAAGAACAGATAGACAATCTTGAAGAAAAGGGAATTAAATCTACTGTAATTCCTGGCGTTACTGCATTTTTAGCCTCAGCAGCTGCACTTGGAATGCAATTAACACTTCCAGGGGTTACTCAAACAATTATTGTTACAAGAGGTGAATCTAGGACTAAAGTTCCAAAACGTGAAAAAATTTCAGAGCTTGCAAAACATAAAGCAACATTAATTTTTTATCTTAGCATACAACTAATTTCTAAATTAGTTGCAGAAGCAATTGAAGGAGGATATAAAAAATCTACACCAGTTGCAGTTGTTTATAGAGCAAGCTGGCCTGATCAAAAAATCATCAAAGGTACATTAGGAGATATTGCTAAAAAAATAAAAGATGAAAAAATTACTCGTACTGCAATTGTTATAATTAGTGATGTAATAGATCCTAAAACATATGAATATTCAAAACTGTATGACAAAAAATTTAGTCATGGTTATAGAAAAGCTAAAAAGGAATCAAGTTAA
- a CDS encoding Snf7 family protein produces the protein MPNFDKTWAHQETQSVTGKLRDAVKPEGALKPRIQTAVNKLQVQISKMDSMLGKLHERDAQLFQRVVTAMQQHDTDTSRVLSNELAEIRKVTKMLGNARMSLEQVQLRLTTIHDLGDAMVAIGPAMSTMKGLKSSLGRFMPEADSELNSMTQTLNGLMMDSLAGDSFSMESGASSEETEKILQEASAVAEQQIGDKFPSVPSSTGLSSQSSTSTFE, from the coding sequence ATGCCAAACTTCGATAAGACTTGGGCTCATCAGGAGACCCAAAGCGTAACTGGCAAACTACGTGATGCAGTAAAGCCTGAAGGTGCATTAAAGCCACGAATTCAAACCGCAGTGAACAAACTACAAGTCCAAATCTCAAAAATGGACTCTATGTTAGGTAAACTGCACGAAAGAGATGCGCAACTCTTTCAGAGAGTCGTGACTGCTATGCAGCAACATGATACTGACACAAGTAGAGTTTTGTCTAACGAATTAGCTGAAATTCGTAAAGTTACAAAGATGCTCGGCAACGCAAGAATGTCATTAGAACAAGTCCAACTAAGACTGACAACTATTCATGATCTTGGTGATGCTATGGTAGCAATTGGACCAGCAATGTCTACAATGAAGGGATTGAAGTCATCGCTTGGAAGATTCATGCCAGAAGCTGATTCAGAATTGAACAGTATGACCCAGACACTTAATGGACTGATGATGGATTCACTTGCAGGAGACTCATTTAGTATGGAGTCTGGTGCTTCAAGTGAAGAAACCGAAAAGATTCTTCAAGAAGCATCTGCAGTAGCTGAGCAGCAGATAGGAGATAAATTCCCATCTGTACCTTCTTCAACTGGACTTTCGTCACAATCCTCTACTTCTACCTTTGAGTAG